The following coding sequences are from one Nicotiana tomentosiformis chromosome 3, ASM39032v3, whole genome shotgun sequence window:
- the LOC138907457 gene encoding uncharacterized protein, whose protein sequence is MSKWVEAFSLPNNESRSVVAFLKKNIFTSFRIPREIISDGRLHFCNKDFDTLLGKYGVTHKVTTHYHPQESGQVKVFNGEIKSILSKTVNANKSDWSKKLDDAL, encoded by the coding sequence AtgtctaagtgggttgaagcattTTCTTTACCTAATAATGAATCTAGGAGTGttgtggctttcttgaagaagaacatattcacaAGTTTTAGGATTCCTAGGGAAATCATAAGTGATGGCCGGTTGCACTTTTGTAACAAGGATTTTGACACTTTGCTCGGCaaatatggtgtcactcacaaagtgacAACCCACTATCACCCACAAGAAAGTGGTCAAGTGAAGGTTTTCAATGgtgagataaagagtatcttgtcaaAGACGGTGAATGCAAATAAGTCGGATTGGtctaagaagcttgatgatgctctatga